In a genomic window of Streptomyces sp. NBC_01142:
- a CDS encoding GPW/gp25 family protein → MYPINSGSSSGAIEFHGRGIAFPMRLGTLGLAQSAGPRKVEESIRIILGTQHGERVMRPRFGCDLKRLAFAPNNATTANLARYYVEEGLGRWEPRIELVEVVVENDQTRDALLIGVTYRLRATQDIHSLVHPFSLEGPR, encoded by the coding sequence ATGTACCCGATCAACTCCGGCTCCAGTTCCGGGGCGATCGAATTCCACGGCCGGGGCATCGCCTTCCCGATGCGGCTCGGCACCCTGGGCCTCGCTCAGTCGGCCGGTCCCAGGAAGGTCGAGGAGTCCATCCGGATCATCCTCGGCACGCAACACGGCGAGCGGGTGATGCGACCCCGCTTCGGCTGCGACCTCAAGCGGCTGGCCTTCGCGCCCAACAACGCCACTACGGCCAACCTGGCCCGCTATTACGTCGAGGAGGGCCTCGGACGATGGGAGCCGCGTATCGAACTCGTCGAGGTCGTGGTCGAGAACGACCAGACCCGCGATGCGTTGCTGATCGGCGTCACCTACCGCCTGCGAGCCACGCAGGACATCCACAGCCTCGTCCATCCGTTCTCCCTGGAGGGGCCGCGATGA
- a CDS encoding phage baseplate assembly protein V has translation MTEPATEPSYYAPRFDVRISGVTLAADVADQVLSLTVETDLDLAGSFSLVLRNSGNTLLDSALLDPGRTVEIHLGYGNELLPAFLGEIASVEPSFPRDGPPTIRVSGYDKSYRMRRVQPEPTEYPLMNDGLIAARIAVENGLIPVVDPTPGLPAKTPQVESDMAFLKARAEKYFFDVYVEWDRLHFHFPRPRTAAHVLEWGRNLSSFSPRISAAGLAGLQVVRGYNQELAQTIHSTALAADLDVADLAERLGETAMDLLASLVRKGIRKHTLDNPLDAAVLARSLLAELLEGMYEGHGSCIGIPGLSAGAYVEIRGVGKRFGGTYRVRKVTHRLDDSGFTTDFSITQRGHTNLLGLLRKQLVEEPPPNRAERFYGVLVAEVEDNNEVLDVPPTVPLGRVKVSYPGLSKKFTSGWAPCARPMAGKDMGFYALPETGDQVLVAFEHGDLSKPYVLGGLWTVEKGPPATNTDGTNSIRVIKSRAGHSITFDDTLDTGELVIRDMAGSAITLNARDGSITIEAGGNLTIKAKGTISLEAAGGKTKISMDATQVDVT, from the coding sequence GTGACCGAACCCGCGACCGAACCGTCGTACTACGCGCCCCGCTTCGACGTGCGTATCTCGGGCGTGACGCTCGCTGCCGACGTGGCCGACCAGGTGCTGAGCCTGACCGTCGAGACCGACCTGGACCTTGCGGGCTCCTTCTCCCTGGTCCTGCGCAACTCCGGCAACACGCTGCTCGACTCGGCGCTGCTGGATCCCGGCCGGACCGTCGAGATCCATCTCGGGTACGGCAATGAACTGCTGCCCGCCTTCCTCGGCGAGATCGCCTCCGTCGAGCCGTCCTTCCCCCGGGACGGTCCACCCACCATCCGGGTCTCCGGCTACGACAAGTCGTACCGGATGCGCCGCGTCCAGCCGGAGCCCACCGAGTACCCGCTGATGAACGACGGGCTCATCGCCGCGCGAATCGCGGTGGAGAACGGTCTGATCCCGGTCGTGGACCCCACCCCGGGGCTCCCGGCCAAGACCCCCCAGGTCGAGAGCGACATGGCGTTCCTGAAGGCGCGCGCCGAGAAGTACTTCTTCGATGTGTACGTCGAGTGGGACCGGCTGCACTTCCACTTCCCGCGTCCCCGCACGGCCGCCCATGTGCTGGAGTGGGGCAGGAATCTGTCGAGTTTCTCGCCCCGGATCTCCGCCGCGGGGCTGGCCGGTCTGCAGGTCGTCCGCGGCTACAACCAGGAACTCGCGCAGACCATCCACAGCACCGCGCTGGCCGCCGACCTGGACGTGGCGGACCTGGCCGAGCGGCTGGGCGAGACCGCCATGGACCTGCTGGCCTCGCTGGTCCGCAAGGGCATCCGCAAGCACACCCTGGACAACCCGCTGGACGCCGCGGTGCTGGCCAGGTCCCTGCTGGCCGAACTGCTCGAGGGCATGTACGAGGGGCACGGCTCCTGCATCGGCATACCGGGCCTGTCCGCGGGCGCCTACGTCGAGATCCGCGGCGTCGGCAAGCGGTTCGGCGGCACCTACCGGGTGCGCAAGGTGACGCACCGCCTGGACGACAGCGGGTTCACCACCGACTTCTCGATCACCCAGCGCGGTCATACCAATCTCCTCGGCCTGCTCCGCAAGCAGTTGGTGGAAGAGCCCCCGCCCAACCGGGCCGAGCGCTTCTACGGCGTGCTGGTGGCCGAGGTCGAGGACAACAACGAGGTGCTGGACGTTCCGCCGACGGTGCCGCTCGGCCGGGTGAAGGTGTCTTATCCGGGCCTGTCCAAGAAGTTCACCAGCGGCTGGGCACCGTGCGCCCGCCCCATGGCCGGCAAGGACATGGGCTTCTACGCGCTGCCCGAGACCGGCGACCAAGTGCTGGTCGCCTTCGAACACGGGGATCTGAGCAAGCCGTATGTCCTCGGTGGTCTGTGGACGGTCGAGAAGGGCCCGCCGGCCACCAACACGGACGGCACGAACAGCATCCGGGTCATCAAGAGCCGCGCCGGTCACAGCATCACCTTCGACGACACCCTGGACACCGGGGAGTTGGTGATCAGGGACATGGCGGGCAGCGCCATCACGCTGAACGCCCGGGACGGCTCGATCACCATCGAAGCCGGCGGAAATCTGACGATCAAGGCCAAGGGCACCATCAGCCTGGAGGCCGCCGGGGGCAAGACGAAGATCTCGATGGACGCGACACAGGTCGACGTCACGTGA
- a CDS encoding DUF4157 domain-containing protein has protein sequence MKELERDEQRHEQEGRPASATLGELLDAQARWLSGRLTPTFPWAGPLGTLIEHAGEIAAPFDGRFDRVESAPESAGAALRPTATRAFGRETGPETGPETDPGARPGPAAWPDRKAPGARADRFTPGRPLPADVRSRLRDVAGPAADALRVHDDDTADSLAHAHRADAVTVGRNVYFRAGRFQPREPRGFGLLVHEATHVLALLRPGAAWRRATGGGAQDEEAEALAGERAAVAPGVVPQAARHGGPPAPHALPHPTLHTTAPGHLPSPAHSPAARPAAAPADRDGQLSPAVSAPPPPDLERLRQSLLDELMHRLRTDFERGG, from the coding sequence ATGAAGGAACTGGAGCGGGATGAGCAGCGGCACGAGCAGGAGGGTCGGCCCGCGTCGGCCACGCTCGGCGAGCTGCTCGACGCGCAGGCGCGGTGGCTGTCGGGCCGGCTGACGCCCACGTTCCCCTGGGCGGGTCCGCTGGGGACGCTGATCGAACACGCCGGGGAGATCGCCGCACCGTTCGACGGGCGCTTCGACCGGGTCGAGTCGGCTCCGGAGAGCGCCGGTGCCGCGCTGCGGCCGACGGCCACGCGCGCGTTCGGCCGGGAAACGGGTCCGGAAACGGGTCCGGAAACGGATCCAGGAGCACGGCCGGGGCCGGCAGCCTGGCCGGACCGGAAGGCGCCCGGTGCGAGGGCCGACCGGTTCACGCCGGGGCGGCCGTTGCCCGCCGATGTGCGGTCCCGGCTGCGTGACGTGGCCGGTCCGGCCGCCGACGCACTGCGCGTACACGACGACGACACTGCAGACTCCCTCGCCCACGCCCATCGGGCCGACGCGGTGACGGTGGGCCGCAATGTGTACTTTCGCGCGGGGCGGTTCCAACCGCGCGAGCCGCGCGGATTCGGGCTCCTTGTACACGAGGCCACCCATGTGCTGGCCCTGCTGCGACCGGGCGCGGCCTGGCGCCGGGCGACGGGCGGCGGCGCCCAGGACGAGGAGGCGGAGGCGCTGGCCGGCGAACGTGCCGCCGTCGCCCCCGGCGTCGTACCGCAGGCGGCTCGGCACGGCGGGCCCCCGGCACCGCACGCGCTGCCGCATCCGACACTGCATACGACCGCTCCCGGGCACCTGCCTTCCCCGGCGCACTCCCCCGCCGCCCGCCCCGCGGCAGCCCCCGCCGACCGGGACGGCCAGTTGTCCCCCGCCGTATCCGCCCCGCCCCCGCCGGACCTGGAGCGGCTCCGGCAGAGCCTCCTCGACGAGCTGATGCACCGGCTCCGGACCGACTTCGAGCGCGGAGGTTGA
- a CDS encoding DUF6760 family protein — protein sequence MTGYPLDRVHQEVAFLGRYVHWTLTEVLNLDHAQRRRWVREVGDSAASEQQ from the coding sequence ATGACGGGCTACCCCCTGGACCGGGTTCACCAGGAGGTGGCCTTTCTCGGCCGGTATGTCCACTGGACCCTCACCGAGGTACTGAACCTGGATCACGCGCAGCGGCGGCGCTGGGTGCGCGAGGTCGGCGACTCGGCCGCGTCGGAACAGCAGTGA
- a CDS encoding phage tail protein — protein sequence MPQTGQRVDPFRNFNFLVELEGIAQASFTECSGLGSTTEVIETRQGGDNSTVSKLPGRTSFTDITLKWGLTESTQLWAWRQQVVDGKPLRKNGSIVVYDLGNRTEVARWNFINAWPSKWEGAAFNAKGSDIAIDTLVLAHEGLTRV from the coding sequence ATGCCACAGACAGGTCAGCGCGTCGATCCATTCCGCAATTTCAACTTCCTGGTGGAGCTGGAGGGCATCGCCCAGGCCAGTTTCACCGAATGCAGCGGCCTGGGCTCGACGACGGAGGTCATCGAGACACGCCAGGGCGGCGACAACTCGACCGTGAGCAAACTTCCGGGCAGGACCAGCTTCACCGACATCACCCTGAAGTGGGGGCTCACCGAGTCGACGCAACTGTGGGCCTGGCGGCAGCAGGTGGTGGACGGGAAACCGCTGCGGAAGAACGGCTCCATCGTCGTCTACGACCTCGGCAACCGCACCGAGGTCGCCCGTTGGAACTTCATCAACGCGTGGCCGAGCAAATGGGAGGGTGCCGCCTTCAACGCGAAGGGCAGCGACATCGCCATCGACACGCTGGTGCTGGCTCACGAAGGTCTGACGAGGGTGTGA
- a CDS encoding phage tail sheath subtilisin-like domain-containing protein gives MANYEDSTPGVHIEEITPAGPIAGVGAGAAALIGTAAKALPDAALGRPVAVTSWTAYTASFDGYQQNLQLPHAVRGFFGNGGTLAQVVPVKDMTGLDTALDQLTRVPDVSMVCLPGVVDVAAQKKVIDHCVAMGNRFAILDGAQDQTPLKADGALQTQRGSLISSDGAFAALYWPWILISDPTASGGASAMVTVPPSGHVAGVMARSDSLRGVHKAPANEPVRGALDLAYALNDTEHGKLNQGGVNAIRRFPGRPPLVWGARTLSDETAWRHVNVRRLVSYIEASLLQGLRWAVFEPNNTALWKGLERSITEFLTRIWQAGALFGRTAAEAFYVKIDEELNPAAVRDLGQIVVEIGVAPTRPAEHVVVRLGLWAGGAGITEG, from the coding sequence ATGGCCAACTACGAGGACAGCACACCCGGTGTGCACATCGAGGAGATCACCCCGGCCGGCCCGATTGCCGGCGTCGGCGCGGGCGCCGCGGCGCTCATCGGCACAGCGGCCAAAGCGCTGCCGGACGCCGCCCTGGGCAGGCCGGTCGCCGTCACCAGCTGGACCGCGTACACCGCGTCCTTCGACGGCTACCAGCAGAACCTGCAACTTCCGCACGCCGTCCGGGGGTTCTTCGGCAACGGAGGAACTCTGGCCCAGGTGGTGCCGGTCAAGGACATGACGGGGCTCGACACCGCCCTGGACCAGCTCACCCGGGTGCCCGATGTGAGCATGGTGTGCCTGCCCGGCGTGGTCGACGTCGCCGCGCAGAAGAAGGTCATCGACCACTGCGTGGCCATGGGGAACCGCTTCGCGATCCTGGACGGTGCCCAGGATCAGACACCGCTCAAGGCCGATGGCGCGCTGCAGACCCAGCGCGGCTCGCTGATCTCCTCCGACGGGGCCTTCGCCGCGTTGTACTGGCCATGGATCCTCATCAGCGATCCGACCGCTTCCGGCGGCGCGTCGGCCATGGTGACCGTGCCGCCCTCCGGCCATGTCGCCGGTGTCATGGCGCGCAGCGACAGCCTGCGCGGGGTGCACAAGGCGCCCGCCAACGAGCCGGTCAGGGGAGCGCTGGATCTGGCGTACGCGCTCAATGACACCGAACACGGAAAGCTCAACCAGGGCGGTGTCAACGCCATCCGCCGATTCCCCGGCCGCCCGCCGCTGGTGTGGGGTGCGCGCACCCTCTCGGACGAGACTGCCTGGCGCCATGTGAACGTCCGGCGGCTCGTCTCCTACATCGAGGCGTCGCTGCTGCAGGGGCTGCGCTGGGCAGTCTTCGAACCGAACAACACTGCGCTGTGGAAGGGACTCGAGCGGTCGATCACCGAGTTCCTGACCCGGATCTGGCAGGCGGGCGCACTCTTCGGGCGTACGGCGGCGGAGGCCTTCTACGTCAAGATCGACGAGGAGCTCAACCCGGCGGCGGTGCGGGACTTGGGGCAGATCGTGGTGGAGATCGGGGTGGCGCCGACCCGCCCCGCCGAGCATGTCGTGGTGCGCCTGGGCCTGTGGGCCGGTGGCGCCGGGATCACCGAAGGCTGA
- a CDS encoding Pvc16 family protein, translating to MFQDLDATLKAMLTDLDAPAVLRAADISFDTPDKGFQPTLTTVNLFLHDVQENRTLRDDTPLLERTADGYLSRRPPLRVDCTYLATTWSTRSGGLKAEEEHRLLGLLLLWLHRFPVIEDRFLRGELKTPPPLYPLPSSVAQTKEGQGMGQFWTALGVAPRPAIALTVTIGMQLSEEPDAYPATDVLRIASTSLSHPALAGRVLDSGLAPLAGTPVTVVEAQRRTVAGAAGRFAFDQLEFGTYTLLVQPPNRPELRREVRYAADSQVHDVILPGP from the coding sequence ATGTTTCAGGACCTGGATGCCACGCTCAAGGCGATGCTGACCGACTTGGACGCGCCGGCCGTCCTCCGCGCAGCCGACATCAGTTTCGACACGCCGGACAAGGGTTTCCAGCCCACGCTCACAACGGTGAACCTGTTCCTCCACGACGTCCAGGAGAACAGGACGCTGCGGGACGACACACCGTTGCTGGAGCGGACGGCGGACGGTTATCTGAGCCGGCGGCCGCCGCTGCGGGTGGACTGTACGTATCTGGCCACCACCTGGTCGACGAGGAGCGGGGGTCTGAAGGCCGAGGAGGAGCACCGGCTGCTCGGGCTTCTGTTGCTGTGGCTCCATCGCTTCCCAGTGATCGAGGACCGCTTTCTGCGCGGCGAGCTGAAGACTCCGCCTCCGCTGTATCCGCTGCCCTCCTCCGTCGCCCAGACGAAGGAGGGCCAGGGCATGGGCCAGTTCTGGACCGCCCTGGGGGTGGCGCCCCGGCCGGCCATCGCGCTCACCGTCACCATCGGCATGCAGCTCTCCGAGGAACCGGACGCGTACCCGGCCACCGATGTGCTCCGGATCGCCTCCACCTCGCTCAGCCATCCGGCGCTCGCGGGACGGGTGCTGGACAGCGGGCTGGCTCCGCTGGCCGGTACGCCGGTGACCGTGGTCGAGGCGCAGCGGCGGACGGTGGCAGGAGCCGCCGGACGATTCGCCTTCGACCAGCTGGAGTTCGGTACATACACCCTGCTCGTGCAGCCGCCGAACCGGCCGGAGCTGCGCCGTGAGGTGCGGTACGCGGCCGACAGCCAGGTCCATGACGTGATCCTGCCCGGTCCCTGA